A window of Helicobacter anatolicus contains these coding sequences:
- a CDS encoding catalase, with protein sequence MKNFVLTNDAGAPIGNNQDSQSVGPRGPLLLQNTWFLEKLAHFDRERIPERVVHAKGSGAYGVFTVTNDITKYTKAKIFSKVGKKTPCFFRFSTVAGEKGAADAERDPRGFAMKYYTEEGNWDLVGNNTPIFFIRDPLKFPDFIHTQKRNPRSNLRDMTAAWDFWSQCPESLHQVTILMSDRGIPKTYRHMHGYGSHTFSFINAKNERFWVKFHMKSMQGIQNLTNKEAADIIANDRESHQRDLYESIEKGDFPKWRMCVQIMPEKDAKNYRFHPFDLTKIWSQKDYPLIEVGIVELNKNPENYFAEVEQSAFDPANIVPGIGYSPDRMLQGRLFAYGDTARYRLGINHGQLPVNMPKVPVHNTHRDGYMQNGNYGGYMNYNPSSIPGYQEDPKAREPKLNPAVIQKEIDIYDYDYRAEDADYYTQAGDLYRLLKPEERERLCQNIKDAMQGVPAEIKKRQIEHFKKADPAYGKRVEELVM encoded by the coding sequence ATGAAAAATTTTGTTTTGACTAATGATGCTGGTGCACCAATAGGTAACAATCAAGATTCTCAAAGTGTAGGTCCAAGAGGCCCGTTACTTTTACAAAATACTTGGTTTTTGGAAAAACTTGCTCACTTTGATAGAGAAAGAATTCCTGAAAGAGTAGTACATGCTAAAGGTAGCGGTGCTTATGGTGTTTTCACAGTTACAAATGATATTACAAAATATACAAAAGCAAAAATTTTTAGCAAAGTAGGTAAAAAAACACCTTGCTTCTTTAGATTTTCAACAGTTGCTGGTGAAAAAGGTGCAGCTGATGCAGAAAGAGATCCGAGAGGATTTGCAATGAAATACTACACTGAAGAAGGAAACTGGGATCTAGTGGGTAACAATACACCTATTTTCTTCATCAGAGATCCTTTAAAATTCCCTGATTTTATTCATACGCAAAAAAGAAATCCAAGAAGTAATCTTAGAGATATGACAGCTGCTTGGGATTTTTGGAGTCAATGCCCTGAATCATTACATCAAGTGACTATTCTTATGAGCGATAGAGGTATTCCTAAGACTTACCGTCACATGCATGGATACGGAAGTCATACTTTCAGTTTTATTAATGCAAAAAATGAAAGGTTCTGGGTTAAATTCCATATGAAATCTATGCAAGGCATCCAAAATCTTACAAACAAAGAAGCTGCTGATATTATTGCAAATGATAGAGAATCTCACCAAAGAGATCTTTATGAGTCAATTGAAAAAGGTGACTTCCCTAAATGGAGAATGTGTGTTCAAATCATGCCAGAAAAAGATGCAAAAAACTATAGATTCCACCCATTCGATCTTACTAAAATCTGGAGTCAAAAAGATTATCCACTTATCGAAGTTGGTATCGTAGAACTCAATAAAAACCCAGAAAACTACTTTGCAGAAGTAGAACAATCAGCTTTCGATCCCGCAAATATTGTTCCTGGAATTGGCTATAGTCCGGATAGAATGCTTCAGGGTAGATTATTTGCTTATGGTGACACAGCAAGATATAGACTTGGAATCAACCATGGTCAACTTCCTGTAAATATGCCAAAAGTTCCTGTACACAATACCCATAGAGATGGTTATATGCAAAATGGTAACTATGGTGGCTATATGAACTACAATCCAAGTTCAATACCAGGATATCAAGAAGATCCAAAAGCAAGAGAACCAAAGTTAAATCCTGCAGTAATCCAAAAAGAGATAGATATCTATGACTATGATTATAGAGCAGAAGATGCTGATTATTATACACAAGCAGGAGATCTCTACAGACTTCTTAAACCTGAAGAACGCGAAAGACTCTGCCAAAATATCAAAGATGCAATGCAGGGTGTTCCAGCTGAAATTAAAAAACGCCAAATCGAGCACTTCAAAAAAGCAGATCCTGCATATGGCAAGCGCGTAGAAGAATTGGTAATGTAA
- a CDS encoding transglutaminase domain-containing protein has translation MERRDFLKTSVLATGAIASSNLFASQKDFKTFTISMNYNADFKSAKEIKLYTPLPLLNNYQKMSNFKLEGNFSSHKIVTIGDSPLLFTEYQNEAIKLKQLTLSFDLQLYPYQEKKDTKISEEFLKQTRYVRTDGKIQEIANLAKNLSQAEKVEFFESYIKNNIPIGQRGFSNKIKTIRDNTNNFVLSGESISANSILVALCRASNIPAREVFGFNIMQNQLISDNKAEIFINKSWKRIDIDHENYDFIALNHLRDTHIGDIYTASMHQTLGSIDGNNLKYYKDFSEKITFQQIA, from the coding sequence ATGGAAAGAAGAGATTTTTTAAAAACAAGTGTTTTAGCAACAGGTGCCATAGCAAGTTCAAATCTTTTTGCATCTCAAAAGGATTTTAAAACTTTTACAATTAGTATGAATTATAATGCTGATTTTAAATCTGCTAAGGAAATCAAGCTTTACACACCATTACCACTGCTTAACAACTATCAAAAAATGAGTAATTTTAAGCTAGAAGGTAATTTTAGTTCTCATAAAATTGTTACTATAGGAGACTCTCCACTACTTTTTACAGAATATCAAAATGAAGCAATTAAACTTAAACAATTAACCTTGTCATTTGACCTTCAACTTTATCCTTATCAAGAAAAAAAGGATACAAAGATAAGTGAGGAATTTTTAAAACAAACACGTTATGTGAGAACTGATGGTAAAATACAAGAAATTGCAAATTTAGCAAAAAACTTATCTCAAGCAGAAAAAGTAGAATTTTTTGAATCATATATTAAAAATAATATCCCTATAGGACAGAGAGGTTTTTCAAATAAAATCAAAACTATTAGAGATAATACAAATAATTTTGTTTTATCTGGTGAAAGCATTAGTGCCAACTCTATTTTAGTAGCATTATGTAGAGCTTCTAATATACCAGCAAGAGAAGTTTTTGGTTTCAATATAATGCAAAATCAATTAATATCAGACAATAAAGCAGAAATTTTTATCAATAAATCTTGGAAACGCATAGATATCGATCATGAAAATTATGACTTTATAGCACTTAACCACTTAAGAGATACCCATATTGGCGATATTTATACTGCTAGTATGCACCAAACATTAGGTAGTATAGATGGAAATAATCTTAAATACTACAAAGATTTTTCTGAAAAAATCACATTCCAACAAATTGCTTAA